A single Vulcanisaeta distributa DSM 14429 DNA region contains:
- a CDS encoding class II glutamine amidotransferase, with protein MCRFAIILGRFNNAGETLVGIGNSLVQAASMDPYGKKFLNEERHEDGWGILFVNVVSSSVFHHRSVRAIFMDNPVNVIRGFLSNVNNDDAVLMMMHARAASTGTPKNIFSTHPVRAVTRDGFELYMIHNGSFYRDDIAREVGIDKDYTARFNDTYIANLALANRIKGDIAKDDLAWLLKFVRTGANLGIALVEDGYVTLIVGSYYKVLDDERREAREAYYRLYQCDVPGGVLYASSTVIDFYRPGFVGNCRVLSNGEYHKYRISASGDVQMVDTWSFTA; from the coding sequence ATGTGCAGGTTTGCCATCATCCTTGGTAGGTTTAATAATGCCGGCGAGACCTTGGTTGGTATTGGCAATAGCCTTGTGCAGGCAGCGTCTATGGACCCATACGGTAAGAAATTCCTCAATGAGGAGAGGCATGAGGATGGTTGGGGAATTTTGTTCGTCAATGTTGTCTCCTCATCCGTATTCCATCATAGGAGTGTGAGGGCCATATTCATGGATAACCCCGTTAATGTCATTAGGGGTTTTCTAAGTAATGTGAATAATGATGATGCAGTGCTAATGATGATGCACGCCAGGGCCGCGAGCACAGGTACACCGAAAAACATATTCTCCACGCACCCTGTTAGAGCGGTGACTAGGGATGGCTTTGAGCTCTACATGATTCATAACGGTTCCTTCTATAGGGATGACATAGCCAGGGAGGTTGGTATTGACAAGGATTACACGGCTAGGTTTAATGATACCTACATCGCCAACCTGGCCCTCGCTAATCGTATTAAGGGCGACATCGCTAAAGACGATCTTGCTTGGCTGCTTAAGTTCGTGAGGACCGGGGCAAATCTGGGCATTGCATTGGTTGAGGATGGTTACGTTACGCTAATTGTCGGTAGTTATTACAAGGTTCTTGATGATGAGAGGAGGGAGGCTAGGGAGGCGTATTACAGGCTTTACCAGTGCGATGTCCCTGGGGGTGTGCTTTATGCCTCATCAACAGTGATTGACTTCTACAGGCCGGGTTTCGTTGGTAACTGCCGCGTACTTAGCAATGGTGAGTACCATAAGTACCGCATCTCGGCTAGTGGGGATGTGCAAATGGTTGATACCTGGAGTTTTACGGCATAG
- a CDS encoding ParA family protein, with amino-acid sequence MFTIAFISASGGAGKTTLAVNTAASLAIDGRKVLFIDFDPSAMATRVLLGRTFDECNLKTLMKKLTDYKKGYLKSMPTVNECLHQHVIPGNNAAFYVLPGGNLDEISSDIKNVPDWGLLLRSLIDKLMEEVGYDFDVIILDSPNWVYQFFEMTFPLAPLYVAITRPGLQEINKFVDFLRRIMNMLYNQKIFIPRNKNYESLISYVVNQYRSNMRTQEIMKAWHEVNEIMSREFPNVRPLVTNDMPDKYYGDEDTEFVGFRYLDEISLDSYVESGPLYVRKRTSKSAKPIKQFEAYYKLLKQFVSEMTPVEVDH; translated from the coding sequence ATGTTTACAATAGCATTCATATCAGCAAGCGGCGGTGCAGGAAAAACAACCCTGGCAGTGAACACGGCGGCATCCTTAGCCATCGATGGACGCAAGGTGTTATTCATCGACTTCGACCCGTCGGCAATGGCAACCCGCGTATTACTAGGTAGGACCTTCGACGAGTGCAACCTAAAGACCCTAATGAAAAAGCTCACTGATTATAAAAAGGGCTACTTAAAAAGTATGCCCACAGTTAACGAGTGCCTTCATCAACACGTGATTCCGGGAAATAACGCAGCCTTCTACGTATTACCTGGAGGTAACTTAGACGAAATAAGTAGTGACATAAAGAACGTGCCTGACTGGGGGTTACTTCTAAGGTCGCTTATTGATAAATTAATGGAGGAGGTGGGGTATGACTTTGATGTAATAATTCTAGACTCACCAAATTGGGTTTATCAATTCTTCGAAATGACATTCCCACTGGCTCCACTCTATGTAGCTATTACGAGACCTGGTCTTCAGGAAATTAATAAGTTCGTGGACTTCCTTAGAAGGATCATGAACATGCTGTACAACCAGAAAATATTTATCCCAAGGAATAAGAACTATGAAAGCCTAATATCATACGTAGTAAACCAGTATAGATCTAACATGAGAACGCAAGAAATCATGAAGGCTTGGCATGAGGTAAATGAAATCATGAGCAGGGAATTCCCGAACGTACGTCCATTAGTAACTAATGATATGCCTGATAAGTATTATGGTGATGAGGACACGGAATTCGTAGGATTCAGGTACCTAGATGAGATATCTCTAGATTCATACGTAGAGAGTGGCCCATTATACGTAAGGAAACGTACTTCAAAGAGTGCGAAGCCCATTAAGCAGTTCGAAGCGTATTATAAATTGCTGAAGCAGTTCGTATCAGAAATGACGCCAGTGGAGGTGGATCATTAA